The genomic interval TTGCCCAGGATTCCAAGAGCCACCTGCTGGTTCGTGATGTTGTCTTCGGCCAGGAGGATGCGAAACTTTTGTGCGGTAAACGTGGTCAATGCGCACTTAGCGGCTTCGCGGGCCGTGTGTCGCGTGATCAGGTCCCCGGAGATGTTTGCGGCCATTACCAGGTTGAGGCAGGTATGCAGTTCGCCGTGCAGCAAGGGCTTGGTGAGGTACGCTGAAAATCCGGCGTCCCTGAATCGCTTGGCGGTGCCTCGCTGACCAAGGGAGGTCATGATGACCGTGCGTGTTTTTTCAAGCTTGGGATCCGAGCGGATGACGCGGCCCAGGGTCTCGCCGTCCATGCCGGGCATGCGCATGTCCAGGATGGCCAGATGGTAGGGGTCGTTCTCGGCCAGGGCCGCGTAAAGCAGGCGCAGGGCTTCAGGGCCGTCCATGGCCTCGTCCGGGCGCATTCCCCAGGACATGAAACGGTCCAGGAGAATTTCCCGGTTGGTCGCGTTGTCGTCCACGACCAGCACCCTCAGGTCCTGCAACTCGGCGGCGATGGGCATCAGGTTTTCCTGGTCCGCTGCGGTTTCAAGTCGTGCCGTGAACCAGAAGGTGGAACCCCGGCCTTCGGTGCTCTGCACGCCGACTTCGCCGCCCATGAGTTCCGCCAGTTGCCTGGAAATAGCCAGGCCCAGCCCCGTGCCCCCGAATCTGCGGGTGACCGAGGCGTCCACTTGCGAGAAACTCTGGAACAGGCGGTCCAGCTTGTCCCCGGGAATGCCGATCCCTGTGTCGCGGACCGAAAACAGCAGTGCGATGGAGCTTAATGAAGAGGACCCGGGCGTATAGTCATCGGAGTCCCGGGTCAGGCTGACGCGCACGTCCACTTCTCCGCTTTGGGTGAACTTGAGGGCGTTTGTCGTCAGATTGGTCAAAACCTGACGCAGGCGGCCAGGGTCGCCGGAGAGGCGATCCGGCACGTTCTGGTCCGCTGAGCAGATGAATTCGAGCCCTTTTTCTTCGGCCTTGATGGCGTTCATGGACGCGAAGTCGTCGAGCAATGCCCGCAGCCCGAAGTCCAGTATTTCAAGTTCCATCTTGCCCGACTCGATCTTGGAGAAGTCCAGGATGTCGTTGATCAGGCTGAGCAGCACCTCGCCGCTGGAGCGGACGGCTTCCGCGTAGCGGCGCTGGGTTTCGTCCAGGGGCGTATCCAGGAGCAGGCCCGTCATCCCGATGACTCCATTCATGGGCGTGCGGATTTCGTGGCTCATGTTGGCAAGGAAATCGCTTTTGGCCTGGGTGGCATGTTCCGCCTTGGCCAGGGCGGCATCGAGCTCCAGGTTTTTCAGGGCCATCTGCTGGGCGTAGTTGTGCAGCTTGTCCTCGGTGTGCCGGCGATGGGTAATGTCGCGAAACGACCACACCCGTCCGACAATCCGGTCCCCGATTTTCTGGGGCAGCGAGTAGCGCTCGAATATGCGCCCGTCCAGAAGCTCGATCTGATCAAAGCTTGTCTCTTCGGGATGCGCGTCCAGTTCCCGGACTCCGGCTTCAAATTCCTGGCGATGGGCCACCTGCGGGATGATGTTGGCGAGCAGCGAGCGTTCGTCGCGCATGTGCTCCATGTCATGCGGCAGATGCCAGAGCTCAAGGAAATTTTGGTTCCATTTCGTGATTGCTCCGTTGCTGTCCACCACCAGAATGCCGTCGGTGGTCGATTCCAGGGATGCGTCGAGGAGCGAGAGGGAGTTCCGCAGGTTGCCTTCCACCTTCTTGCGGGCGGTGATGTCTTCAAGGGTGGCGATGACGCCGGTGGGATTTTGGCCGGGCGTGATGGGGTTGAATATCACATGCAGATATCTTGTCAGGCCTCCGGTGACGGATGTGTACTCGTCCTCGAAGACCGCCGCTTCTCCGGCCAGGGCTTTCTCTATTATCTCGCTCATCCGGGGCGTGCTTTGAAGCGCCGTGTTGAAACCGATGAGCTTTTCGCGCGATGAGCCCATGAGGCGGACGCAGGATTCGTTGCAGTCGACAATGACTCCCTCGTTGTTGAAGA from Desulfomicrobium apsheronum carries:
- a CDS encoding response regulator, giving the protein MEGILIHHGGIITDCNPAMLRLLGYRYEELIGKSFLDIAVFEEDLGTARDSMLKEHTSPYCIRLKKKNTEIFFSEIEARNFMIGGETFRVLGIRDITEHKKIQDALRESESRHRIIFENAPLGMILFNNEGVIVDCNESCVRLMGSSREKLIGFNTALQSTPRMSEIIEKALAGEAAVFEDEYTSVTGGLTRYLHVIFNPITPGQNPTGVIATLEDITARKKVEGNLRNSLSLLDASLESTTDGILVVDSNGAITKWNQNFLELWHLPHDMEHMRDERSLLANIIPQVAHRQEFEAGVRELDAHPEETSFDQIELLDGRIFERYSLPQKIGDRIVGRVWSFRDITHRRHTEDKLHNYAQQMALKNLELDAALAKAEHATQAKSDFLANMSHEIRTPMNGVIGMTGLLLDTPLDETQRRYAEAVRSSGEVLLSLINDILDFSKIESGKMELEILDFGLRALLDDFASMNAIKAEEKGLEFICSADQNVPDRLSGDPGRLRQVLTNLTTNALKFTQSGEVDVRVSLTRDSDDYTPGSSSLSSIALLFSVRDTGIGIPGDKLDRLFQSFSQVDASVTRRFGGTGLGLAISRQLAELMGGEVGVQSTEGRGSTFWFTARLETAADQENLMPIAAELQDLRVLVVDDNATNREILLDRFMSWGMRPDEAMDGPEALRLLYAALAENDPYHLAILDMRMPGMDGETLGRVIRSDPKLEKTRTVIMTSLGQRGTAKRFRDAGFSAYLTKPLLHGELHTCLNLVMAANISGDLITRHTAREAAKCALTTFTAQKFRILLAEDNITNQQVALGILGKLGLRADAVANGAEAVSALESIPYDLVLMDVQMPEMDGFESTSVIRDPSSRVRNHDVPIIAMTAHALPGDKQKCLLAGMNDYISNPLSPRVLSLVLGKWLPPRNDEERMPPQEGRKREDKRPLIWDKEAMLERLLDDEQLAKEILAGFAEDIPLRIAGLKRGLEDNDLATAALHAHSIRGAAANLGAGVLQDAAKDMERCCLENDAANFKTCFELLENSINCLLKEMSISENQA